In the genome of Streptomyces sp. NBC_00259, the window GGCCGCCCGGGAGGTGCCGACGGTGCTCGTCAACTGCTACGACGCGGAAGATGAGCTGCCGTGCATCCTGCCCGACGAGGTGTCGGGCGGATACAAGGCGACCCGCCGGCTCCTGGACGCCGGTCACACCCGCATCGGGTTCATCAACCTCGACCCGGCGATCCCGGCCGCCATCGGCAGGCGCGAAGGGTACGAACGTGCCCTGCGCGAGGCCGGGATCACCCCCGACACCTCCCTCGTCGTCCCCGGCTGGGCCACCGCCGACAGCGCCTACGCCGCCGCCTGCGAACTGCTGGACCGCCCGGCGGGCGACCGGCCGACCGCGCTGTTCTGCGGAAACGACCGGATGGCGATGGGCGCGTACGACGCGATCAAGGAACGTGGACTGCGCATCCCGCACGACGTGGCCGTGGTGGGGTTCGACAACCAGGAACTCATCGCCGCCTATCTGCGGCCGAAGCTGACGACGCTCGCCCTGCCCTTCGAGGCCATGGGCACCAAGGGCATTGACATGCTCGCCGCTCTCGCAGCCGGGCAGCCGCTCGACACCCACCGGGTGACGATCGACTGCCCGCTGCTCGAACGCTCGTCGGTCTGACCGCTAATCAGCCCGCCGAGGAATCCCATCCCAGTCTTCGCCCTGTGTGTTGAAGAGAGGAAAAGAGTCTCCATTATGGCACCTTCCCGCATACCTTCACGGCGGCCCCGAGCCGTCCTGAGAGCGGTCACCGCGACCGCCGCCGCAGCCCTGGTCCTGTCCGCCTGTACGGGTGGCTCGGGCGCGTCCGGCGCCGGTGACACCTCCGGCAACCAGCTGCTCACCATCCCGCGCGAGGATCTGGCGACGTTCACGCGCAACTTCAACCCGCTCTCCCCGCAGGCCGCCCCTATGACCCTGCAGGCGGTCTACGAGCCGCTGGCGGTGCACAGCATGGCGGATGCCAAGGACACGCCGTGGCTGGCCACCAAGTGGGAGCAGGCCAAGGATGGCAAGTCCCTCACCTTCACGTTGCGCGACGGCGTCAAGTGGTCGGACGGCCAGGCTCTCACCGCCGACGACGTCGTCTACACCTTCGAGCTCCAGAAGAAGGTGCTGGGCGGCTTCGACTACCTGGACAAGGTCACCGCGGTCGACGCCCACACGGTGAAGTTCTCCTTCAACAAGGCATTCTCGACCGCCTTCTTCGAGATCAGCGGCCACTACATCCTGCCGAAGCACATCTGGTCCAAGGTGAAGGACCCGGCGAAGTTCACCAACCCGAACCCGGTCGGCACCGGCCCTTACACCAAGATCGAGAAGTTCCAGAGCCAGTCGTACGAGCTGCGCAAGAACCCCGACTACTGGCAGCCGGCGAAGCAGCAGATCGCCGGCATCCAGATGCTCGCCTTCTCCGGCAACGACAGCGCCAACATCGCCTTCACCAACGGCGAGGTGGACTGGACGCAGTCGTTCATCCCGGACATCGAGAAGTCCTTCGTCGCCAAGGACAAGAAGCACAACCACTACTGGTTCCCGGCCACCGGCGCCATGATCAACTGGCAGCTGAACACCACCAAGGCCCCCTTCGACGACCCGGCCGTGCGCAAGGCGCTCAGCATGGCGGTAGACCGCGACCAGATCACCAAGGTCGCGATGAACGGCTACGCCGAACCCGCCGACTGCACGGGCCTGGCCCGCACGTACGACAAGTGGCGCGACACGTCGCTGGCCGCCTCCTGCACTTGGACGAAGTACGACACCGACGCGGCGGCCAAGGCCCTCGACGCGGCCGGCTACAAGGAGAGCGGCGGCAAGCGCAAGCTGAAGAACGGCAAGAACTTCACCCTCGACATCTCCGTCGGCTCCGCCTCCTCCGACTGGATATCGGTCGCCAACATCATCAAGCAGAACCTCGCGAAGGTCGGCATCACCGCCACCGTGAAGACACCCGACTGGTCGGCTGTCCAGTCGTCGTACAACACCGGCACCTTCGACACCGGCATCGTGTGGAGCAACAACGGCGCCACCCCGTACGAGTACTTCCGCGGCGTGATGTCGACCAAGATGGTGCAGCCGGTCGGCAAGCAGGCCACGGAGAACTACCACCGCTTCGGCGACAAGAAGGCCGACAAGCTCATCGACGCCTTCGCCGCCGCCACGGACGAGAGTGCGCAGCGCGAGCAGATGAACGGTCTGCAGGAGCTGTACAACAAGGACACGCCTGTCGTCCCGCTGTTCACCGGCCCCGAGTGGGGCGCGTACACGGATGCCCGCTTCACCGGCTGGCCCACCGAAGAGAACCCGTACGCCACCCTCGGCAACCGCAACGGCAGCACGATCCTCGTGCTCACCTCGCTGAAGCCCGTCAAGGGCTGACGCCCGGCGAACCGACGGCCGTCCTCCTCCCCGGACGGCCGCCCCGCCACCGACCTCCCGCACCCCCACCGACAGGAGCACGACCCGTGCGTCTCATCCTGCGCAATCTGGGGTTCTATCTGCTCGCCTTCTGGGCCTCCATCACCCTGAACTTCGTTCTCCCGCGCTTCATGCCGGGCGACCCGGTCTCCCGGATGTTCGCGCAGGCCCAGGGCACCATGCAGCCCGATCAGATAGCCCAGCTGCGCAAACTCTTCGGCCTCGACAACCGCCCCCTCTGGGAGCAGTACGTCTCCTACGTCAAGAGCGTCTTCACCGGCGACCTCGGCATCTCCATCACCCGCTTCCCCACCCCGGTCACCGACGTGATCGGCTCGCAGATCGGCTGGACCCTGCTCCTCGGTGGCGTCGCGCTCGTCATCGCCGCCGTGCTCGGCAACCTGCTCGGCATCGTCGCCGCCTGGCGGCGCGGCGGCGTCCTCGACTCCGCCTTCCCGCCCCTGCTGATCTTCGTCGGCTCCTTCCCGTACTTCTGGCTGGCGATGGGCGCGCTGTACCTGTTCGGGGTCAGCCTGGGCTGGTTCCCGATGCGGCATGCCTACGACGTCGGTCTGACTCCCGGCTTCAACGGCGAGTTCCTCTCCAACGTCGCCACCCACCTGGTGCTGCCGGCGCTGACCATCGTGCTGGTCTCCATCGGCGGCTGGATGCTCGGCATGCGCAACACCATGATCGCCACGGCGGCCGAGGACTACATCACCATGGCCGAGGCCAAGGGGCTCAGCCCCTCGCGGATCATGTTCCGCTACGCCGCCCGCAACGCCCTGCTCCCCTCCGTTACCAACTTCGGCATGGCACTCGGCTTCGTCGTCGGCGGCGCCCTGCTCACCGAGGTCGTGTTCGCCTACCCCGGCATCGGCTATCAGCTGCTGATGGCCGTCCAGGGCCTGGACTACCCGCTGATGCAGGGCATCTTCCTGACGATCACGGCGGCGGTACTGATTGCGAACTTCCTCGTCGACCTCGTCTACGTCCGCCTCGACCCGCGCGTCCGCGTCCGCTGAAGGGGGCTGCCGACATGACCGCCATCGACATCGCAACGGCCACCACGCCGACAGTCCCCGCGCGCCCTTCCCGCCGGCGCGGACTGCTACGCCAGCTCACCGACAGCAAGAAGGCGATGACCGGGCTGATGCTGCTCGCTCTCTTCGCTCTCCTTGCTCTGCTCGCTCCCGTCCTCGTCCCGGGTGAACCGTCGCTCATCAACTCCACGGGCAGCCAGGTCCCTTCGGCCGCACACTGGCTCGGTACGACCGCCAAGGGACAGGACGTGCTCGCCCTCACCCTGTGGGGCGCGCGCAGCTCGCTCTTCGTCGGGTTCACCGTGGGGCTGGTGGCGACCGCGGTCGCCATCGTCGTCGGCCTCGCGGCCGCCTACTTCGGCCGCATTGTGGACGACGCGCTGACCCTGGTCACCAACATCTTCCTGCTGCTGCCCGGACTGCCGCTGCTCATCATCCTGGCCGCGTTCCTGCCGCCCGGGACCTCCACCGTGATCCTGGTCCTCGTCGTCACCGGCTGGGCGGGCTCGGCCCGGGTCCTGCGCGCGCAGGCCAAGTCGATCCGGGGCAAGGACTTCGTGGCCGCCGCGGTCGTCACCGGGGAGCGCCCGCTGCGGATCATGTTCCGCGAGATCCTGCCCAACATGGCGTCCGTGGTGATGACCACGCTGCTCGGCTGCGTGATCTTCGGCATCGGCGCCCAGGCCGGCCTGGAATTCCTCGGCCTCGGCGACAGCAGCGTCGTCAGCTGGGGTACCAACCTGTACTGGGCCAGCAACGACGGCGCGTTGATGACCGGCGCTTGGTGGGCCTTCGTCCCCTCCGGACTGTGCATCGCGCTCGTCGCGTTCGCGCTCGCGCTGGTCAACTATGCGGTCGACGAGATCACCAACCCGAGGCTGCGCAACCGCCGTGCCCGCCGCGAGAGGAGGGGCTGAGCCATGGAACCCGTACTTGAACTGAGCGGCCTGCGCGTCGAGTACCGCGGCGACGGACGCACCGTGGTCGGCGCCGACGACGTCTCCTTCTCCATCGGCGCCGGAGAGATCTTCGGCCTCGCCGGAGAGTCCGGCTGCGGCAAGTCGACCATCGCCAACGCGGTCATGCGGCTGCTGAAGCCCCCGGCGGAGATCACCGCGGGCAGCATCCGCTTCCAGGGGCGGGACGTCCTCGCCCTGGACGCACGTGAGCTGCGCGCCTTCCGATGGCGGGAGATCGCGATGGTCTTCCAGTCGGCGATGAACTCCCTCAACCCCGTTCTGACCATCGGCGAGCAGATCGTCGACATCTTCACCACCCACGAGAGGCTGAAGAAGCGGGTCGCGCGGGAGCGGGCGGGAGAGCTCCTGGAGCTGGTGGGCATCGACCCGGGGCGGCTGAAGGCGTACCCGCACCAGCTGTCCGGCGGTATGCGCCAGCGCGTGGTCATCGCCATGGCCGTCGCGCTCCGCCCCCGGCTGCTGATCATGGACGAGCCGACGACCGCGCTCGACGTGGTCGTGCAGCAGGAGATCATGGCGCAGATCCGCGACCTCCAGCGGGAGCTGGGCTTCTCCATCCTCTTCATCACTCACGACATGTCCCTGATGGTCGAGCTGTCGGACCGCATGGGCGTGATGTACGGCGGACGGATCGTGGAACTCGCCGCCGCCAAGGACCTGTTCGCGGGGCCCCTCCATCCCTACACCGAGGCGCTGATGAACGCCTTCCCGCCGCTGACAGGCCCGCGCCAAGAGCTCACCGGCCTCTTCGACGCCCCGCGCACCGCCGACAGCTGCGGCTTCCACGTCCGCTGTCCCGAGGACCGCTCGGACTGCTCCATGAACATCCCCGACCTGCGCGAGATCGCCCCCAGCCGGTGGGTGGCCCAGAGTGCCCAGGGAGCCCCGCGATGACCCAGCCCCTGCTGTCCGTACGCGGTCTGACCAAGGACTTCCAGGTCGGCACCGTCTTCTCACGGCGCCGCGTCCGTGCCGTCGACGACGTGTCCTTCGACCTGCCGGCCGGCCGGATCACCGCTCTGGTCGGCGAGTCCGGCAGCGGCAAGTCCACCATCGCCCGCTGCCTCGCCCGCCTCGAACAGCCCTCCGCCGGACAGGTGCTGCTCGACGGCGAGGACGTCCTGCGCACCGAGCGGCGCCGGGCGTCACGGACGTACCGCCACAAGGTCCAGATGGTGTTCCAGGACCCCTTCGGTTCGCTCAACCCCGTGCACCGCATCGAGCACTTCCTCACCCGCGCCCTCGTCCTGCACGGCCGCCACGCCACCCCCGAGGCGCTGCGCGAGCTGATGACGACGGTCGGCCTGACCGAGGACATGCTCCAGTCCTACCCGCACGAGCTCTCCGGCGGCCAGCGTCAGCGCGTCGCGATCGCCCGCGCCCTCGCCGTCGAGCCCCGGCTGATCCTCGCCGACGAACCGACGTCGATGCTGGACGTCTCCGTGCGCGTCGGCGTGCTCAACCTGATGCGGCGCCTGCGCGACGAGCGGAACATCGCCATGCTCTACATCACGCACGACCTGGGCTCCGCCCGCTACCTCGCGGACACCACGATGGTCATGTTCGCCGGCGAACTCGTCGAGGGCGGCGACGCGTTGGCGGTGATGGACGCCCCCGCCCACCCCTACACCCGCCTCCTGCTGTCCGCCGTACCCGACCCCGAACGGGCCGGCAGCTACGACCCCGTCGAGCGCGCCCGCCTGCGCGAGGCGATCCTCAACCCCACGTCCTGCCCCTACGGCGACGACGGCACGTGCAGCCGCACCGACCCCGTCCGCCACATCGTCGGCGAGACGAGCGAAGCGAGATGGGGGTCCCCCCGGCCGGAGGCTGGGGGAGGACAGCCCCACTGGGTGCGATGCCATCTGCGCGCACCCGCCTCCGACATCGCCCCCCGCGTCCTCAAGGCCACCGACCGGCCGGACAGCGAGGCCACCGACGCCACCGAGAAAGCGGAGACCACCGCCGCATGACCCACGACCTCACCCTCCCCTCCGGCAGCCACACCGCCGAGGGGCTGGCCGAACGCGCCCTGCGCGACCCCCACCGCCCCCGCTTCCACTTCACCTCGCCCGGCGGCTGGCTCAACGACCCCAACGGGCTGAGTCACTGGAACGGCGTCTACCACCTCTTCTACCAGTACAACCCGCTCGCCGCCGCCCACCACCGCATCCACTGGGGCCACGCCACCAGCACCGACCTCGTGCACTGGGCCGATGAGCCGGTCGCCCTGGTGCCAGGCTCGGACGGCCCGGATCGCGACGGCTGTTGGTCCGGTGTCCTGGTGGACGACGGGGGAGTGCCCACGCTCGTCTACTCGGGCAGGCACGGCGAGCATGAACTCCCTTGCGTGGCCAGGGGATCGGCGGATCTGACGTACTGGACCAAGGACTCGGCCAACCCGGTCATCACCGCCCCGCCGGAGGGTGTCGACATCACGGCCTTCCGCGACCACTGCGTCTGGCGGGAGGGCTCCGGCGAGAACACGGTGTGGCGTCAGCTGGTGGGCTCGGGAATCCGGGGCGTCGGCGGAACGGCCTTCCTGTACGAATCCGACGACCTGCGCAGCTGGCGCTACGTCGGCCCCCTGTTGACCGGCGACGCCTCACAGAACCGGGGCGAGCTCGACTGGACCGGCACGATGTGGGAATGCGTCGACCTCTTCCGGCTCGGCGAGGACGAGGAGGCCGGCGGCACCGACGTCCTGGTCTTCTCCGCCTGGGACGCGGGCACCACCCACCACCCCCTGTACTGGACCGGCAGCTACCAGGGCGACACCTTCACCCCCACCGCCCTCCACCGCCTCGACTACGGCGGACGCTACTTCTACGCCCCCCAGTCCACCCGCGACGAGCACGGCCGACGCATCATGTTCGGCTGGCTCCAGGAGGGCCGGACGGACGAGGCGAACGCGCAGGCCGGCTGGTGCGGTGTGATGTCCCTGCCGAGGGTCGTCACGCTCGCCACGGACGGCGGCCTGCACCAGGCCCCGGTGCCGGAGCTGACCGCGCTGCGGCGGGAGCGCGTAGAGGTGGCTCCAGGCCGACTGGCCGACCCGTACAGCCGGCTGCCCGCCGTGCGCGGGGAGCAGCTGGACATCGAGACGACCCTGCGCCTGGGCACCGGAGCGACCGCCCGGCTCGTGCTCCGCGAGACACCGGACGGCGCGGAACGCACGGTCGTGGAGGTGAGCCGGTCGCACGACGGAGCGGGCACGCTCCGACTGCACCGCGAGAGCAGCAGCCTCGACCCGACGGTCGACACCGAACCCCGGTACGGCGAACTGCCGTTGGACCCCGACGGGCGGGTCGACCTGCGCGTCCTCGTCGACCACTCCGCACTGGAGATCTTCGCCAACGGGCGTGCCCTGACCGCCCGCATCTACCCCACCCGCCCGGACGAGGCCGTCGGCGTCGGTATCGGTGCCGACGGCGACGTGGCCCTGGAGCGGTTCGACGCCTGGCAAATGGCGTCGGCCTTCACCGACGGACCCCGGCCGCTGTGGCCGTGACGGTCTTACACACGACCACGGCCCGCGGGGTGGACGTCCCCGCGGGCCGTGGCCTCCTCCCTGTTCTCCCTCAGGAGCCGCCATGAGCGTGTCCCGCCGTACCCTCCTGCTCGCCGGAGGAACCGCCGCCACCCTGCTCCCTCTCGGAGGCATCCTCCCCGCAGCACAGGCCGCCGCCCCGAGCGCCGCCGGAGCGACCCCCGCCGCCACCCCGATTCCCGACCCCATCCCCGTCACCGGCACCTGGACCCGCACCTCCGACGGCGGCCAGAAGGCGACAGCCGGCCGTCGCGGGCCCGCCCTCGCCCTGTCCGAGCAGCAACTCGCGGCCAAGGGGTCGTACGCGGCCCGCATAACGCCCCAATCCTCTTCCGCCGTAGGCGCGTTGGTGTTCCGGGCCGCCCTCGACGGCTCGACCGGATACGCGATCGCCCTCGACCCCGGCCGCTCCCGCATACGGCTCTACGACCTGGCCGGCGACGACACGATCGCCACCGCGCCGCTGCCCGGCGCACGGGCCGGAAAGTCCTACGACCTCCAAGTGGCCTTCGACGGACCCGAGCTGACGGTACATGTCGACGGCAAGCGGCTCCTCCACGCCGAGGACCACCGCCACGACACCGGCTCGGTGGGCCTGCTCGCCCAGGGCGGCAAGGTCACCTTCGGCCCGCCCTCCCTCTCCTCGGTCACCACCAACCTCACCGGCTGGACCACGAGCGGCGGCACCTGGACGGCGAGTCCGCTGGGCTGGCGCGCGGCCCCAGCCCAGGGAGCCACCGCCCGCGCCATCACCACGACCCAGACGTACGACACCGCGCTCCAGGCCGACCTGCTCCTGCACGACGCCTCCGCCATCGCCTCACTGCTGGTGCGCACCGACGCCACGGCCACGCACGGATACGGCGTCCAAGTCGACGCGGACCAGGGCAGGTTGAGGCTCTACCGCATCGACGGCAACGTCACCCTCGGCACCTACGCGACCACCATCAAGGCCGACGCGGTCTACCGCCTGCGCATCGAAGCCGAACACGACGAACTGCGCGTGCACTGGCAGACCAACTTCCTCTCTCCCGACGGCTACAGCCCCGTCATCACCGCCCAGGACTCCACCCACACCAAGGGCCGGCTCGCCGTCTCGGCATCGGCCGGCGAGGTGTCCTTCGAGAACATCGCCGCCGCCGACCTCGCCACCGGCCTCCAGGGCTGGACGGCCCGCTCCGGCACCTGGACCCCCGACCTGTGCGGCATCCGCGGCGAGAACGGCCTGCGCACGGCCCCCTCCACCGACGGCGACCTGGTGGCGAGAGCCGACATCACCCCCGGCGACCGCTCCTCCTCGGCCGGCCTCGTCCTGCGTGCGTCCGCGAACGGCTCCGGCGGCTACGAAGCCCGCCTGGAAGCCGGCCGCAACGCCGTCGTCCTGCTGGACCGCTCCTCCGGTGCCCGCCTCGCCTCCGCCTCCGGCCCGGTCCGGCGCATCACGGCCGGAAGCACGTACCGCGTCGAGGCTCGCGCGACGGGCAGAACCATCGAGGTGTACGTGGACGGCGTACGGGCGCTGAAGACCCGCGTGTCCCACACCAAGGGCGCCACCTTCGGCACCGCCGCCGCGCACGGGACGTCGTACTTCCAGAACGTCGAGGTCCACAGCACCGCCGACTACTTCACCGAGCCGTACCGCCCCACGTACCACTACTCCCAGCTCACCGGCTCCACCAGCGACCCCTGCGGCCTGCTGCACTACGACGGCGAGTACCACCTCTTCCACCAGGACGAGGGCCGCTGGGCGCACGCGGTCAGCACCGACCTCGTCCACTGGCAGCCCCTGCCGATCGCCCTGCCCTGGAACGCCTATGGCCACTGCTGGACCGGCTGCGCGGTCGTGGACGCCGACGACACCTCCGGTCTCTTCGACGGCGGCTCGGGCCTGATCGCCTATTACACGAGCTACCACCCGGACAAGCCGGGCGGGAACGCCGGCGTGCGCATCGCGTACAGCAAGGACAACGGCCGCTCCTGGCAGCTGCACGGCGGCTCGACCCCGGCCGTGCAGAACCCGGGCGGCCCCGACGCCGGCTGGACCTTCCGCGACCCGAAGGTCATCCGCGACGAGGTTCACGAGCAGTGGCTGATGGTCGTCTCCGGCGGCGACCACATCCGCTTCTTCACCTCCACCGACCTCCTCACCTGGACCCAGGTCAGCTCCTTCGGCTACGGCGACTGGGCCACGCCCGGCGTCTGGGAGTGCCCCGACTTCTTCCCGCTGCCGGTCGACGGCGACAAGGACAAGGTGAAGTGGGTCCTCACTCTGAGCACCGGTGCCGTACGCGCCACGAACGGCTCGGCCGCCCAGTACTTCACGGGTGACTGGAACGGCACCGGTTTCACTCCCGACCAGAAGGCCGGCACGGTCCTGCGCGCAGACTCCGGCCGTGACTACTACGCCGCCATGTCCTTCTACGGCCTGCCCGACGACCGCCGCGTCTGGCTCGGCTGGATGAGCAACTGGGACTACCCCTTCAGCGCCCCGACCGGCGGCTGGAACGGCCAGCTGAGCACCCCCCGCGAACTGACACTCACGAACACCGCCGACGGCGTACGCCTGGTGCAGCGCCCGGTCCGCGAGCTGACCGCCCTGCGCTCCTCTGCCACGACCCGCAAGAGCCTCTCCGTCGGCCCCGAATCGGCGAATCCGCTCACACGTGTCACGGGTAT includes:
- a CDS encoding ABC transporter ATP-binding protein gives rise to the protein MEPVLELSGLRVEYRGDGRTVVGADDVSFSIGAGEIFGLAGESGCGKSTIANAVMRLLKPPAEITAGSIRFQGRDVLALDARELRAFRWREIAMVFQSAMNSLNPVLTIGEQIVDIFTTHERLKKRVARERAGELLELVGIDPGRLKAYPHQLSGGMRQRVVIAMAVALRPRLLIMDEPTTALDVVVQQEIMAQIRDLQRELGFSILFITHDMSLMVELSDRMGVMYGGRIVELAAAKDLFAGPLHPYTEALMNAFPPLTGPRQELTGLFDAPRTADSCGFHVRCPEDRSDCSMNIPDLREIAPSRWVAQSAQGAPR
- a CDS encoding LacI family DNA-binding transcriptional regulator — encoded protein: MATNRTQRVTMSDVARHAGVSRTTVSFVLNDKPGAAIPEETRRRILEAIDELGYRPNAGARALAANRSGWFGLITEIVTGPFAGEVITGAQSRAWGDRRFLLIAASEGDPAQEAAALDQMLEHRVEGLLYATTWHRAVTLPKAAREVPTVLVNCYDAEDELPCILPDEVSGGYKATRRLLDAGHTRIGFINLDPAIPAAIGRREGYERALREAGITPDTSLVVPGWATADSAYAAACELLDRPAGDRPTALFCGNDRMAMGAYDAIKERGLRIPHDVAVVGFDNQELIAAYLRPKLTTLALPFEAMGTKGIDMLAALAAGQPLDTHRVTIDCPLLERSSV
- a CDS encoding glycoside hydrolase family 32 protein; the encoded protein is MSVSRRTLLLAGGTAATLLPLGGILPAAQAAAPSAAGATPAATPIPDPIPVTGTWTRTSDGGQKATAGRRGPALALSEQQLAAKGSYAARITPQSSSAVGALVFRAALDGSTGYAIALDPGRSRIRLYDLAGDDTIATAPLPGARAGKSYDLQVAFDGPELTVHVDGKRLLHAEDHRHDTGSVGLLAQGGKVTFGPPSLSSVTTNLTGWTTSGGTWTASPLGWRAAPAQGATARAITTTQTYDTALQADLLLHDASAIASLLVRTDATATHGYGVQVDADQGRLRLYRIDGNVTLGTYATTIKADAVYRLRIEAEHDELRVHWQTNFLSPDGYSPVITAQDSTHTKGRLAVSASAGEVSFENIAAADLATGLQGWTARSGTWTPDLCGIRGENGLRTAPSTDGDLVARADITPGDRSSSAGLVLRASANGSGGYEARLEAGRNAVVLLDRSSGARLASASGPVRRITAGSTYRVEARATGRTIEVYVDGVRALKTRVSHTKGATFGTAAAHGTSYFQNVEVHSTADYFTEPYRPTYHYSQLTGSTSDPCGLLHYDGEYHLFHQDEGRWAHAVSTDLVHWQPLPIALPWNAYGHCWTGCAVVDADDTSGLFDGGSGLIAYYTSYHPDKPGGNAGVRIAYSKDNGRSWQLHGGSTPAVQNPGGPDAGWTFRDPKVIRDEVHEQWLMVVSGGDHIRFFTSTDLLTWTQVSSFGYGDWATPGVWECPDFFPLPVDGDKDKVKWVLTLSTGAVRATNGSAAQYFTGDWNGTGFTPDQKAGTVLRADSGRDYYAAMSFYGLPDDRRVWLGWMSNWDYPFSAPTGGWNGQLSTPRELTLTNTADGVRLVQRPVRELTALRSSATTRKSLSVGPESANPLTRVTGIAYEIEAEITLGTATEIGFRLRTDDDQHTTVGYHAEAQELFVDRSASGLSDFTQYFTGRTVAPMKTTDGRVTLRVYVDSSSVEAFGGDGHAAVTSLIFPGPDADGMAFYAKGGTAHIESLKVHRLDSTFRLVDRVKPLVAAPTGGEFRSGLGNLTITPAGRWSTDSAGRAGSFDKDSNAISSLTATDLDLTTLVRLGGPDPDTGGALSLLWRASSDGTDAYCLNIDPDLRVIRLVAKANGFFDDGAALARVSALLRRGTTYPVRILTEGDRIQVFLNGERIIDVTDTTYTSGHIGLNVFGGRAAYQNTYVKQL
- a CDS encoding ABC transporter permease → MRLILRNLGFYLLAFWASITLNFVLPRFMPGDPVSRMFAQAQGTMQPDQIAQLRKLFGLDNRPLWEQYVSYVKSVFTGDLGISITRFPTPVTDVIGSQIGWTLLLGGVALVIAAVLGNLLGIVAAWRRGGVLDSAFPPLLIFVGSFPYFWLAMGALYLFGVSLGWFPMRHAYDVGLTPGFNGEFLSNVATHLVLPALTIVLVSIGGWMLGMRNTMIATAAEDYITMAEAKGLSPSRIMFRYAARNALLPSVTNFGMALGFVVGGALLTEVVFAYPGIGYQLLMAVQGLDYPLMQGIFLTITAAVLIANFLVDLVYVRLDPRVRVR
- a CDS encoding ABC transporter substrate-binding protein, with the translated sequence MAPSRIPSRRPRAVLRAVTATAAAALVLSACTGGSGASGAGDTSGNQLLTIPREDLATFTRNFNPLSPQAAPMTLQAVYEPLAVHSMADAKDTPWLATKWEQAKDGKSLTFTLRDGVKWSDGQALTADDVVYTFELQKKVLGGFDYLDKVTAVDAHTVKFSFNKAFSTAFFEISGHYILPKHIWSKVKDPAKFTNPNPVGTGPYTKIEKFQSQSYELRKNPDYWQPAKQQIAGIQMLAFSGNDSANIAFTNGEVDWTQSFIPDIEKSFVAKDKKHNHYWFPATGAMINWQLNTTKAPFDDPAVRKALSMAVDRDQITKVAMNGYAEPADCTGLARTYDKWRDTSLAASCTWTKYDTDAAAKALDAAGYKESGGKRKLKNGKNFTLDISVGSASSDWISVANIIKQNLAKVGITATVKTPDWSAVQSSYNTGTFDTGIVWSNNGATPYEYFRGVMSTKMVQPVGKQATENYHRFGDKKADKLIDAFAAATDESAQREQMNGLQELYNKDTPVVPLFTGPEWGAYTDARFTGWPTEENPYATLGNRNGSTILVLTSLKPVKG
- a CDS encoding ABC transporter permease, producing MTAIDIATATTPTVPARPSRRRGLLRQLTDSKKAMTGLMLLALFALLALLAPVLVPGEPSLINSTGSQVPSAAHWLGTTAKGQDVLALTLWGARSSLFVGFTVGLVATAVAIVVGLAAAYFGRIVDDALTLVTNIFLLLPGLPLLIILAAFLPPGTSTVILVLVVTGWAGSARVLRAQAKSIRGKDFVAAAVVTGERPLRIMFREILPNMASVVMTTLLGCVIFGIGAQAGLEFLGLGDSSVVSWGTNLYWASNDGALMTGAWWAFVPSGLCIALVAFALALVNYAVDEITNPRLRNRRARRERRG
- a CDS encoding ATP-binding cassette domain-containing protein → MTQPLLSVRGLTKDFQVGTVFSRRRVRAVDDVSFDLPAGRITALVGESGSGKSTIARCLARLEQPSAGQVLLDGEDVLRTERRRASRTYRHKVQMVFQDPFGSLNPVHRIEHFLTRALVLHGRHATPEALRELMTTVGLTEDMLQSYPHELSGGQRQRVAIARALAVEPRLILADEPTSMLDVSVRVGVLNLMRRLRDERNIAMLYITHDLGSARYLADTTMVMFAGELVEGGDALAVMDAPAHPYTRLLLSAVPDPERAGSYDPVERARLREAILNPTSCPYGDDGTCSRTDPVRHIVGETSEARWGSPRPEAGGGQPHWVRCHLRAPASDIAPRVLKATDRPDSEATDATEKAETTAA
- a CDS encoding glycoside hydrolase family 32 protein; the protein is MTHDLTLPSGSHTAEGLAERALRDPHRPRFHFTSPGGWLNDPNGLSHWNGVYHLFYQYNPLAAAHHRIHWGHATSTDLVHWADEPVALVPGSDGPDRDGCWSGVLVDDGGVPTLVYSGRHGEHELPCVARGSADLTYWTKDSANPVITAPPEGVDITAFRDHCVWREGSGENTVWRQLVGSGIRGVGGTAFLYESDDLRSWRYVGPLLTGDASQNRGELDWTGTMWECVDLFRLGEDEEAGGTDVLVFSAWDAGTTHHPLYWTGSYQGDTFTPTALHRLDYGGRYFYAPQSTRDEHGRRIMFGWLQEGRTDEANAQAGWCGVMSLPRVVTLATDGGLHQAPVPELTALRRERVEVAPGRLADPYSRLPAVRGEQLDIETTLRLGTGATARLVLRETPDGAERTVVEVSRSHDGAGTLRLHRESSSLDPTVDTEPRYGELPLDPDGRVDLRVLVDHSALEIFANGRALTARIYPTRPDEAVGVGIGADGDVALERFDAWQMASAFTDGPRPLWP